The genomic segment CAGTATCCCTGTGAATTAGAACAGACTGAGCCAGGAGAGGAGGCACCgcacctgcagagctgctggtgttCCTGGAGTATGGGAACATGTTGCTTTGGGCTTGATCCAGTTCTGCTGAGATGTGCAGCATGAGCTGTGCCCCTCCAACTTCTGTCTTCTCTCACTTGTTTTATGAACTCTGCTGCAAATGCCCCCGGGTTTCACTGAGAGGAGGCATCACAGTGTCTGTCTTTCTTCCCAATTAAGCTCTTTTCTCAAGTACAACAAGCAGTGAAGACGGCAAAGAGCAGCTGACATACGAGTCTGGAGAGGATGAGGATgacgaagaggaggaggaagaggacttCAAGCCTTCTGATGGGAGTGAAAATGAAATGGAGACAGAAATTCTGGACTATGTGTGAACTCGGTGAGCAGTCTGGCTGCTGTTGGATGGAATCACCTCTGCCCACGTTCCTTGAGTGCTGAGGGTTCAGCAGCAACTTGTACTAAGATGCTGACGATCTCTCTGCACGGGCTGCCGTGCCTGCTGGTGGCTGTCATTCTGGATGTTTTGGAGCTGTTCCTTACATTTTCATAATTGCTGGCTAATAAACCGTCAAGCAAGCTCAACAAACTCCTGAGAAAGAGCCCAGAATCCAAACCAGTTGTTACTACaccagaaaagaggagaaattgCATTCCAGAATCTCTGTGTAAGATAGGAAAGGTGCTAAGGTGCTGGAGAAACACTCCAGTGCTCCTGGAGTTGCTGAGGCAGGTGCTGCCCTTTTGCTGACCTAAGGAGAGTGAAAATATTGTGCCATGACCTCAGCATTGGGACTCACTGCTGATCTTGGAAACAAAGCCAGCAGGAAAACCCACTTTCTGGCAGTGAATAATTCCCACATTTATGCAGCAGGACAATCTCCCAGGTTCAAATGAACGTGGTTCATTTGAAAATCAGACACCGGTATCTTAGTTCAAACACAGAACAAAGCTCTGCTTCGCTGAGTTAATGTAAGGTACAAACAATAAACCGAgtgctgcctcctccacagccagGTCCGCTCCTTTGTCTCCAGGAACACGCCAGCATTTTGGGGAAGGAGTTCAGGCCAACGCCCGCCCTGGGGCAGAGACATTTGAGCATCAGTATTTTATTGCAAAGACTAATTACATTGCTGTGTACAAGTCACACCGGGCGGTGTGCTCCTTCATTGAAGTGTTACAAAATACATATGGTACAGCCGGTCCCTCTGGTGACACTGGGCTGCTGGGGGACACtggtgggaggggaagggaaggtggGGGGCAGGAGCTGGCAGGTACAAAGCAGAGGGGAGACGCTGGGGTGCTGGAAAACAAAGGCAGGCGCTGGGCTTTGGGCAGGGGGGAGGCAGGAGGCTGCCCCTGCGTCAGGGAGCCAGGGGCTCCCATCATGTGCAGTGACGGGTGATGCCACCCAAGGGCCCAGGGGATCCCCAGGTGCCACCCAGGCCCTtctggagctggggaaggtgctgcacctgcctggcagcacagcacccacagacagggaacagaaaggaacaaagcgcttaaaaataaaacagatggaACCAGGAGCAAAAAAAGGTCCCCCTTCGGTTAGTGTTTCCTACAGTGATTAAAACAAGcatctctgctgctgctcaggtgAGTAGTGGTataggaggaagggagggggtgGCCAGTGGGGTCTGTGCCCCATGAGCACGACagagtgatgctgctgctgccaatgtCCCTCCCAGCAGCCTTAAACACCAGGGTGGGGAGTGGAGAGGGACTGGGCTGCAGGGCATGGGGGAGACTGGATTAGTAAAATGTACAAGTTCGTCTCTTCTATTTACAACcaataaatattgaaaaaaaaaaaaaaatcagtaaacttTGTTTTATACAAAAAAAAGTCTCATTGCTGCTTCTCCCATGGTCAGTGTTTGAAAAAGTCTGGTTAAAGCCCAAGATGAGTGGCACTTTCTGCGGGTCAGGCGGTGGCACCCAAAGCACCCTGAGCTCTCTGGCTCCTCGCCTGCCCAGCAGACCCAAAGTCTCTATTTGCACAAGTTTGGACAGAAATTCGCTCTCCTCCTCGTTAGGCTGGCAGCGCTGGGGGCATGGGGAGGCGCACAAAGCTTCCCCCACCAGCAGAAGAGACGCTGGCGTTTGATCTTTGGTGCAGGGTTGGACACGGGCCGGCGAAGTCCAGCTGGAGGATGCGCTGGATCAGGGAGAGGAGCGAGACCATGCAGGCTTCCAGTCGTTGAGAGCACGAGGCACCCGCTCCATCACGACACAGACACAGCACCTTCCACAGGGCTCTGAGCATGGGGCGGCGTCTTCTCCGTGGCTTCTCCCAGGGGAAGGATGGGCAGAGACGTGTGGCGGTGGTGATGCCAGTTATCCCGCGGAGGAAGGATGGAGAGGTACAACAATGCTGGGAAAGCCAGGAACAGGAGTGGCCCACGGGCAGCCCAGCTCATGTGGGAGAGGCGATGACTCGTGCTCTGCTCCTTGCAAACTGCCCCTCTGCACGTCACCGCTCCCCGGCTCCCTGGGACACAAGGCACCTACGGCAGAGGCGGGCTCCAGCTCTGGGCTGGCTGGCGGCTGGACTAGTGCCACACCGTGGAAGgttagaaagagaaaagaaaagagagagatccCCTCTGCTGCCTTCCTGTGTAGATAAAAAGACCTGATTGAAACGGGAGCTTGTGCAGAGAGAGGCAGAGGCTGACACAGGGTGCCAAAGCACCCCGGCTCTCTGTGCAGGAGGAGATGCACAGCTGTCGCCCGCGGGGCAGGGTCGCTCCTCTCGCCAGACCGGGTGGCACAAGGACCGGCCACAGCTGAGCACAGAGCAGCCTGTCCCCAAGGCCCCGTCGGTGATGGGTGGCAGTGGGGCTGAGGCTAGAAGATGCCTTTGGCGATCTTCAGGCCTTTCTGCTTCATCCTGGGCAGGGTGGAGCTGGAGCCATGCTTGATCTTCACCCCCTTGGAGAAGCCTCGCTTCTTCAGCACAAAGTCGTAGTTGGCAGCAGAGTTCATGGCATAGAAGACATTGGCGTTGTCAGGGATCTTCAGCTCTGGAAGTGACCAAGAATGGGGTCAATCAGGCACCCTTTCCCCAAAAGGGGCCCTGAGCGGGGCTGAGAGTTTTCCCCAGGTGCTGGGACCCCTCTGCTGTCACTGCTCCACCCAGTGCTGCCCGAGCTGCGTGACCAGCCAGGGCTTAAGCCCCCAGGAAAGCCCCCTGCGCCCCAGCACACACCTCTCTCCTCTGAGATGATCTGAACAAGCTCATAGTCTTCAGGCCGGTCTCCATCCAAGTTGTGTTTGGCCATGGCTTTGCGAATAACGACCGGGGTCTTATCCTGGCTTGTCACCTGTGAGCACAGAGCATTATTAACTGTAGGGGTGCAAAACACTCAAGCCTCCCACCACCGTCTCCTCCCAGAATGGGCCATGCCCGCAGCTGAGCAGGACAAGCCACCCTTCCGTGGTGTCACCGTGGGTGCCCCGTGCTAACCAGGATGCTCTTGTACATGTTGCCGTTGTCCACGGCCAGGCTGACGCGGATGATGCAGCAGTCGTCGACTTGCTGGTTGTAGAGGGGCAGCGAGAGGGAGGAGTAGCTGGAGATGCCGGAGACCGAGCGCTTGTGGGTGCGGGAGGCCGTCACCGGCGTGGAGGAGACGGAAGAGGATGAGGCACTGCTGGAGCCTGAGCCAATACCCGACGTGtccagggaggagagagaggtGGATTCCCAGAactggagggcagggaggagagggGATGCGGAGGACACAGTGGTTTTAGCTTCTCCGTCGGCCACAGACGGGGCGTACCAGCgctgggggagggaggccagAGGGATCTCACTGACCTGTGACAACGGGGGACCGACACAACTACAGCCACCGGAGGCACAAGAGCCCCGCCacgctgctgcagcagcaaaggGCAGGGGCCTCCCCAGCCCCAGTGGGTCAGAAGCAGCCCCCAGGGACGCCCAACCCACTCCCCCCAGACACACCTGCCTCTGGAGGCCCGGACCCTGTGAGGTACCCCATACCTTCTTCTCCTGGCAGTCGGGAGACTCGGGGATGAAGCTGATGTTGATCTCCTCCACATCGGAGCTGCTGGAGCCGGCGGAGGTGACGCTCACCGAGTCGGTGGTGTCCCCGCTGCACAGGTACTGCCCGCACTTGAGCTGGTCGAAGGATTTTGAGTGGGAGCTGCCACTGGCGCAGGGCTCGGAGCTGGGCGGCTGCCGGCTGCCAGGAGAGACGTGGAGCAGGTGAGAACAGAGCAAAGCGAGGGTGCATTCGGCTGCCAGGACAACGGCcaccccagctccatccctgcaATGCTCAGCTGGTGTCACCCCACACTGGCCCCATCTCCTCCCCGCATCCCACCAGGGACTCACTCGCTCCATCGCTTGATGATGCCCGTGTTCTTCTTTGCTTTCAACGTGTTGCTGGCTGACTCTGAGAGCGGCTCGATCTCACACGACAGCCCATAgctgggaggggagagaggagggtttGAGCTCTCCGAGCTGCCGCGGTGAGCACCGTGCTGGAGGGGACGAGCGGTGGGACCTCCCAGTGCCccggcagcagcacagccctggaCCCCACTCACCTCTCAGCCTCGCTGAGCCGCTCCAGGCCGTGGAACCAGTCCACAAACTGGTCCTCCCGCGTGAAACTGTAGTTGTTACAGGCTGACTGAAGCAGCTTGATCTGGGCAATGACTTCAAACTCCTGCAGCGAACAGAGACCGTGAGACCAGATCTGTTTGCCAGCCCCATGCACAGAAACAGATATGAATGACCAGAATCCTCCTCCCCAAACACTAAGAACATGACAGCAAAAAAGGAGAGGGATCAACCCCAAAGTGACTGGCACAGGCTGGGCTTGCATCAAGTCAACCTCCTCCCTCCACCCTGCTGTGCTGCCAGGGCAAAGCTCTcaccttccttctcttctcaaagTTGATCAGCCCACCCTGGAAAAGAAGGAGCCAAATGTCAgtgtggagaaaaaaatatgGTTCCCATAGCTCACTGTCACTGCTGTGCAGGTGTCCCTGCTGAGGCACAgtgggacagcagcccatggccaCGGGCTGGCAGAAGTGGATGCACAGGGTGCAGTGTCGGATATACGACACACAGGGTGCAGTGTACGACATAGGACACATGGGGCACCAACCCTCCATTTATCAGCCCAGGCTCTGGGGCAGCTGCGTGGAGGAAGGAGAGGACAGAAATGGAGCTACATACATCCAGGTAATCCTTCATGGCAGTGTCGAgcatcaccaggtctgtgaggaAGGTGCCAAGGTAGGGAATGGTGCCCTGCATCACACCCTGTGGGGACAGGAGGGTCAGGAGGGTCAGCAGGGGGTGGGTACCAGCCCTGGCAAATgctggtggggggacatgggggtggctGTGCCAGACTCACCATctctcgctgctgctgctgccgcttctgAGCCCTCTTCGGGTTGATCTCCAAGGTGGCAAATTTGGATGTGCCCTCCTAGATGGTGGGGAGAGGTGTGGATCAGTGCAGGTGGGAAACTGCACTAATAGATGAGCTAAAATTCATCCCTGTTTTTATTGCCACAAGTTTCCTCgtagagaggaagaggaggaaatcaCAGCTGAGCTTTTTCATGGCTAAAAGGGGAGAGGCTTAGTGAATAGGAACTGCTGCTCCCATTTCCAGCTCTGTATAAATAGCTCCTCAATGGGATGTTTTGTAGCCTTTTGCATTTTGTGTCCTCCCAGCCCCCAAACTGGAGCTAGGTTGGAAGCTGTGGAGAGGCTCTATGCAGGAGGACTTTTTCTGCAGAAAGACTTTAACAAAACCTACAGCCCCACCTGAAATCAAGAGGACTTTACACCGAATGCAGCTGCCTCTGGGGAGAAGCTGTCACCTGGTGCACTGGATCCTATCCCACTGCTTATCTCTGCTTGCTAGACTGCTCTGCTGTCTTCAGGCAACGACAACTTTTGGGTGGAGGAGCAAAAAGCCCAGCCTTGTCTGAAACCCCTGCCTGCAACCCCAGCAGCACTGCCACGGCTTTAACCTGGTGGCTGGAACAACGTGGAAACTTCTGCCAGCATCAGCTCGAGCTCCCTGCCAGAGACCAGAGGACGTGGGTGCCGCTTCCCCGTACCTTAATGAGAAGCTCCCGGCTCAGCGAGTGGTTGTTCTCATCAGAGAAGATCTCAGAGAGCTCATGGAAAGTGCGGATGCTCTCCCTGCTCAGGGAGAGACATGGAGACAAGTCAGCAATGTTATCATGGTGGGTTCTCCTCCTTACCCAAAGGACTCTGCAATGCTCACAGCTCTAGCAGGGCCTTGCTTTTTGGGGGCTATTTCAGGGTGTTTTGcatgggaaggaggaagaggtgaTGGAGCTTTTATTTCCTCACCTTCCTTAGGTCCCTGACACCTTATGCTGGATTGTGGGCACTCCCCAAGAGGCAATGCTGGAGCTGAGACGATCCCAACTACACATTCGAGGGCCACAGacacagcccagcctcccccatgAACCCTCCCCACGGCCACAGGAGCCCAGCAAGGTGCTGCTTACCGCAGGACCTCATCCCAGGTCTTCTTCAGCCGGTGAACGGCGTTGCACTGCAGGGCCGAGAGGATGGCTCGGAGGGAGGAGAAGTTCTTCAGGATGCGGCACTCCTGGGGGCAGACAAGGAGACGACAGGACTCAGCGCTAAAGAAAGCCCAGGATCTGCTGGGATTCTCATACTGCAAAACCTCAGCCCTTTGCCGAAGCGAGAGGCGAGCGAGCTGTCCTACCCGAGCCACTTCGATCCACCGCTCCACCACCTTGGCCCGCTGCTGTGGCTTCAGGGACCGGTCTCCGAGACACGTGACAATGACACAGTTGGCCACGCTATTGAACTGCGAGACCGTGGCACGGATGGTGGGTGCCAGGTGCTCTTTGCCCTTCTTGTCTCGctgggaccagatgcagcccaggcagtggtaaGGCACCACTTTCTTAAACAGCTCCTGGAAGATAAAGGGATGGAGATGGGTCTCTGTGGGGTCCCTGGGAAGGGAACGGGCCAGGGGGAAAAGATGGATGGGAAGAAACAAGCCTGTGCCCAGAGCTGCAGGTGGGCAGAGCGCTGTCGAATGATACTCACGGCATCCATCAACGTGAACTGTTCTGCCACCATctctggggagaaggagaggaaatctGGCTTTCCGTCCCCAACCCCGTTCTCCTCCACCAGCTGGAAGGTGCAGGCGCCATGGTCCACAGCTGTGAGAGATGGCACAAAGCTGAGCCCCGTGGAGCTGCCGCGAGCCGGGATCCACACCAACCCACGCCATCCCTGTGGGCACCCACGTCCCACCTCCCGGGCTCTTAATTCCCATCTGGCTTCACGCCTCGAGAAACGAGGCTCCGCTAAAAGGATAGTCATCTTAAACCTGGACACAAGCATCTGCAGAGGATTAAAGGCAGATTAGCTAATCCATTTAGAAATCCCACTTCTGGTTCAGTTGGATTAGCTTCCCGTTGTACCTCCACATAAACACGGGGTTTATGGGGGTTCAGTGACCCAAGATTTTGGAAACCCTCGATGCCAACCAGTGGCACTCTCTCCACCTGCAACCCCAAATGAGCCCCTGAAAGCGGGGGGAGGATCCCACCTTCCCCCTCGGACtcgctctgctcttgctgctggaACTGGGCCAGCAGGATGCGGGCTCTGCGCTCCAGGTCCGATCCGGGGATGTTGTGGTGCACGTAGGAGATGAGCTGCTTGAGGCAGGCGAAGTCCGGGGGCTTGCGGAAGTCCTCTGAGTACTGGTCCAGCCAGGCACCCAGGATGGAGGAGATGGTGCTGCAGGGAGGAGGGAAACACAGGCAAGCCTGCTGAGAACTGTGTCCCAGCACCATAATGAGCCCCAGGCACCAGGAGCACCCCCGGGACAAAACATGCCTTTGTACAAAAACTAAAGAACCATAAACCAGAGCCACCCATCTTGTCCACCCACAGTGGTCAGACTTACTTCTTCAGCTCCGTCCTCTCGTCCACGGTGTGCCTGGAGTGGTCCCCATTCGTCTGCACGTGGAGTTTGCCGTACCTGGGGGGCACATTGAGGAGGCACTGAGCATCCTGGGCTCACTGCCTCTCACCGCTGCCTCTTCTCCCTCCACATCACCCCCAGTTCTGCCCGGGGATCAGGATGAACCTCTCATGCACTGTCCTGCTCCCCTCACTCTGCCACAGCCCCCAAATTACATGAACCGGGTAGCGGCTGGAAGGggagcagctctctgggaagttGTGTCCCTTCATGCTAGTGGGGTTGGGAGAAGCTCACCAGCCCTCCAATGCACAGCAGCAGAAGATGCTGGGGCTCTCCCGGCCAAAAGGGCTCAGATATTGGCCACCCCCAGCTGCATTTTGGGGCTCAGGGCATCCTCACCTGTTCAGCAGAAGGTCCAGCACTTGCTTGGTGGTGGCGAAGGCCCGGTAAGTGCACAGGAAGATGGTGACATAGGTGGAGTCATTGCCCTTGAAGGCTGAGACCAGGTACTCCACCAGCTTCTCCAAGGTCCCAGCTTTTATCGTCCGCACCTTACACGTCTCGTAGAGGTTTAAGGCCGACTCGTTCTCAAACTGCCAGGACAGGAGCAGAAGTCAGTGGGCTGGATGAAGGCAGACACGTTCGAGCGCAACACAATCCCACCAGCTCCACAAGGTGCATTTGGGTCTAGGCTGGGACCGGGGATCCCGTATAATGCCCAAGACTCCCATGATGGACCTGGAGAAAGGGAAGCTGGGTCTCCTCGGACACCAAATACCAGCAACTTGGCTGAGAAGATTTGAGCATTTGGGAAATCCCAGAAAATGCCTCAAGGTTGCTGAAATCTAGATGCAAATCAGGGTTGCCCTATTGTGCAAAATGAGGCTTCAGATTGTTTCCCCTATGCCCTTCCATGTGGGGAAGAGGCCAGTGGGTGCTCCCAAATAAATGCATGATTCCCAAATAAGGCTTTCAAGGGGCACCCTGGACAGGAGCATATGAGAGAGTACGAAAAGGGCAGGATATGGGTTAGTATTGACCCTGCCAAGCCCTGACATCAGGGAAACATCTGAAAACACCGCAGCTCACCCCCAGCCATCGCTGCCCTTTGTTGGCCGTGTGATGGAGCTGCACTTTCCGGAGCGATATGCTGTAGATCACACCATCCTCCAGCTCTTCTCCGATCTCCTGTGTGGAGCTCTGCATGGGAGGACAAGATACACCGTGAGATAAGGAGGCTGAATTGTGGCAGAGATGCTTTTGTGGGCTCATAGGCAACAGCTGGCTGGCTGCTTCCTCCTCCCCAAGCCTTTGCTTTCCCAGGAGATGACATTGCCACCCGGTGTGACCATAATCTCGGTAATCTGCCCCTGTGGGAACTGAGCACCTCAGCGCACCTTCAGTAATAAATAATAACCATGAAAACAATCTGTCTATGAGCTTTGACAGCGCTGGCCACGCACACAAGGCAGAAATCCAAAAGGGGAGATCAAAGCTGGGGGGAAACCTCAGGGAACAGCACCAGGGTGGGCTCAGGAACAGCTGGGACATGTCCCTGCACCCCTGGGGACAGGCACCTCCAGGCCACAGCCCAACCAAGCTATGAAGCTCATGTTTTTGCTCTGGGGAGATGGAGATTGTCTAAAACTCAGTGAGGAAAGAGGGGATGCTCTCGGGGGAGGTCCCCAGGCAACAcctgccccagctcccccagccccatgtgccagCGTGGGGCTTGGCAGCGGCTCCAGCCCCACACGGATAATTGGGTTCCCTCCTCCTCTCTCGCCACGCTGTGCTGAGTCAGTGCCTCTCTTAAGAGGATTTATTCAGATCCTTTTAAACACTGCAGGGTTCTCCCCCACCCTCCATCCCCCATGCCAAATGGTGGGACACGGTGTAACACACAGCAAAACCCACAGCTCAGCAGATGGGGAAAATGCCTGAAAGCATTAAGCCGGTTAGCGGGGGGAGGTGACCATgcgctggggtgcagggacctggggacaagtccCCCCTGCACATCAACATTGCCAGCCAGGGACCAGAGCCAGCCTGTGGCTTTCCCTGCAACCAGGAGCACAAAAAGCCCTGGGGAACGGCAGCAACATCGGGCTCACCGGGGAAAAAGTTGCTGTGGGGCGACCCAGGATGGAACCCCAGCAatgctgctgctccctgcaaaAAATCCTCCTCTCAAATTGCTCCTCACAAACGCAGCAACAGCCGTACCCAAGGTCCAGGCTCCAGACAATGCTGCACACCTCAAGGTGACATATCAAATGTGCGCCCAACATGCTCTTTAACCACCATCCTGTATCATCACCATCTCAGTAGCCGTCTCTGCTGTTATCATCCCCTGCTCAAGTCAAGTACTCGTTTGGTTTGCAGAAGCTCGAGGAGTTGTGGGGCTCCGAACTTCAGCCGTGCTGTGAACACCAGAAGTCCTTCCCAGGACTCAGTGACTTCTGGACCAACCCTGACAGCACCTGCACAaggcagcagacagacagacaacctTCCAGACACCTGCGTCAGTCCCTCTCTTGTTCTATGCTCTGGGATGAATTATGGCATCAATTTATGTCCAAGTATAAACAGGTCTGAACTTTAAGAGATGGAGAAAGTGCTTCCCATCATCTCCCCTGAGCTCTCTCAGTATCTTCCAGTCACACTTTGGGCAGGAGGAAAACTCTGGGTCCAGCAGGAGCAGACCCCTTGCACAGTTTAACTCAGAAAAGAGATTTGGCTGGGCAGTTGTAAACCCCAGACACAAATATCAAGAAAGATCAGACGCTTGCTGAGATGCAATTAAGTTAATAAAGAAATCAAACGTCTCAGGATCAAACCATGAATCACTGGCAGCTGCTGTGCAACTACAGTGGAAAATATTGCCATGACTATGCAGGGGTTTTCACTCTATTTCATGTCACGTGCAGAGGATACACCCAGCTTTATGTGCGTAGAAGCACATTTCATTTCCTTCCCATATTCAAGACTGGCAGATTCATTCATTTTCTGTCTTGCTGACTCGTGCGATATCCCCCAAAGTTCCCCCTTTGCAAACCACACGCGAAGTATGCAGCTTCCAGCGGTCCTTGGCCAGGTTCATGCCAAGAGCCAGGCGAGCCGCTACACTGGTACTTTTTAAAATCCCGCTATTTATATTCTGCGTGAGCTTCCTCTTTCCTACCACTGCTTCTCCAAGATGCTGATTGTGCATTCCGCACATGTTGGTTAAAAACCAAGGaagcaaaaagcagcagcaggacggAGCCAGTGAAGCCCCACTCCAACACCTGCACCAAACACACGTTTATCCCTTTGCAGGTGAGGAGACACGGGGTGGGAGAGACACAAAACCTCCAACTGTGGCTTATGTGTGTGTGGGCACCAAGAACTCTGCAATCCTAACTCTGGCACTCACACCAGTTCCCTCCAGGACTTCCAGCAAGTCAACCAGAGACGAATGTCTTCAAAACGGTCTCTAAAGGGCTTTGACACACAAGTGCTGGTATATATTACTGCAACAGCTACTGCTCCCCATTGCTTGCCCTACACATCTGAGTTTTCTGCCTCTCAAAGCAGAAGGGAACTTGGTTCAGGCCTCAGCCAGCACAACAAGAGCCCAGCACCCATGTGCAAACCTCCTTCAACCCAAATAACTGAGCACTGAACTGTGGCAGAGATACGGATGAGTCATCCCTTCCGTTTACTGCATCGCCTTGGTACAAGAGACATGGTCAACAGGCCCAGGCAGGGCTTTAAACAAAGCTTTTCTGTGACAGCACTAACTCTGAACATGTTGATGGTTACAGTATTTGCATCTTCCCCCAAACTCATACAGAAGGGACTCAGCATCCCAAAAAGGGAGATCCAACGCATTTCAAGATGGGCACCAAAATAGAGAAGACACAGAAAATGAACATTTGACCACGATTTCTCCAGCTCAGCGTGCAGTCCTGCTCCTCTCCATACAACAGGAAAAGGGCCTCTTGATGGAGAGGCAGAAGGAAAAACCACATATTTAACTTCGGGGTATCAGACGCCCAATTCTGCAGTCCCAGAGCCTTTTGCAAAAGCAGCGGTAAGTGAACTCGGCAGGAGTTCATCCCCTGAAATACGAAACTGGAGGTCTGCACCAGATGGCTTGCCTGGTTTGAGAGACGCCTCCTCCAACCGCAGATCGCCCCGGGCTGCGTGAGCAACAGTGAGAGCTCCTCCGATAGTTCAAAGCCATGGTGACTACACCGCGGAGGAATTCCTGCTCCGTGCAATAAACCCTGCTACTCTCTGGTGAATGTTCTAGCACACGGCACAGCGTCGAACCCCACGTCTTCACGCAGAGGTTTAATAATGAGCTGTGAGACGTTGCCAGGGTTTGCAAGCCTGGAGGAAGGGCTGTGGTGTGAGGgaccccaggcagggagcagcagggaatCTGCCTTCGTCTGTGCTCATCGGCTGAACGGGGGGAGAATGCAAAAGCCAAACAGTAAAGCATATTATTGGCGAGGGATGTGCACTTTAGAAAGCGTTTGAGATCAGTCACAATGGTGATTTCAGTAAGACAAGAGCAATGTAAGGGATTAAGTGTGAGCATGACAGCATCCCTGCACGTTACACAGACAATTAGCCAACAATTACCAGGTCTTAAGAGCTCTGGTCCCACGTGTCCTGGGTTAGCGCATTGGCCTCCAAGGACACAAAATAATGAACTGTTATTGGAAAAAAGGTATTAATTTCAGCACACGTGGAAGAGACAAAACTGCTTAAAGTGCTTTTACTGATGCTCCCTGGACAACAGCTGGTTTAAAGATCAAGATGTTCGTGTTGCTCTGTTCCCCTTCAGCTTGGCTACACAAAATGCCTGATCTACGGACAGGTATAACACAGCACCAAGAGGTTCTTTGCACCGCGATTTCCAAGGACTGCTGCTACCAGCCAGAAGAGAGGAGCAGATGTTAACCCTGCCCATGGGAACCTGAGTCTGTTGGGAATTAACAGTCGTGCTGGTTGAAGAGACAAGAAAAGGCAGAGCTGAGCCTCAAAGACATCACCAGGAGTTTCTTGGTGAAGCTCCACGCTTGCACAAGTTCAAAAGGACTTGATGAAAGCTGGTAAACTTTCTAGAAACAGAAAGTGAGGGTTTGGTGTTTACAATCCCCAGTCCTTTCTCAGAATAATCCCTTCACACCGGCAACGGGAAATGGGCCTTTTTCCAGAACCGAAAGGAACTGGCTCCACCAAGACCGTGTCCTCCATGCCTCACACAAGCCCCAAGTTAACTTTCGTTTCACTCCCATTAGCAAATCCCGAACCCATGCAATGAACTGCAGCGACTTTGGGGCCTCTTATGTAAACTGAAGCATATGACATTAAGTaaaaggaaataggaaaaaagCCACCCCCATCTAGTGAAAGGAAAACAACTGCAG from the Patagioenas fasciata isolate bPatFas1 chromosome 20, bPatFas1.hap1, whole genome shotgun sequence genome contains:
- the RALGDS gene encoding ral guanine nucleotide dissociation stimulator isoform X1 encodes the protein MGGRRRAPPSRHNGSPGPERMFEGSRRARSLWGGVRLEVAGESSPVVLHSFTQLDPDLPPLESSTQEIGEELEDGVIYSISLRKVQLHHTANKGQRWLGFENESALNLYETCKVRTIKAGTLEKLVEYLVSAFKGNDSTYVTIFLCTYRAFATTKQVLDLLLNRYGKLHVQTNGDHSRHTVDERTELKNTISSILGAWLDQYSEDFRKPPDFACLKQLISYVHHNIPGSDLERRARILLAQFQQQEQSESEGEAVDHGACTFQLVEENGVGDGKPDFLSFSPEMVAEQFTLMDAELFKKVVPYHCLGCIWSQRDKKGKEHLAPTIRATVSQFNSVANCVIVTCLGDRSLKPQQRAKVVERWIEVARECRILKNFSSLRAILSALQCNAVHRLKKTWDEVLRESIRTFHELSEIFSDENNHSLSRELLIKEGTSKFATLEINPKRAQKRQQQQREMGVMQGTIPYLGTFLTDLVMLDTAMKDYLDGGLINFEKRRKEFEVIAQIKLLQSACNNYSFTREDQFVDWFHGLERLSEAESYGLSCEIEPLSESASNTLKAKKNTGIIKRWSDRQPPSSEPCASGSSHSKSFDQLKCGQYLCSGDTTDSVSVTSAGSSSSDVEEINISFIPESPDCQEKKVSEIPLASLPQRWYAPSVADGEAKTTVSSASPLLPALQFWESTSLSSLDTSGIGSGSSSASSSSVSSTPVTASRTHKRSVSGISSYSSLSLPLYNQQVDDCCIIRVSLAVDNGNMYKSILVTSQDKTPVVIRKAMAKHNLDGDRPEDYELVQIISEERELKIPDNANVFYAMNSAANYDFVLKKRGFSKGVKIKHGSSSTLPRMKQKGLKIAKGIF